The DNA window GGAACCCGTTTCCTGGTGCGCCTTATGGACGTAGTTCCAACAGCCGAATTGACCGTTTTGCGAAGGTTTTGATGGGATATGGTTTTACCACCATTGTGCGTAAAACAAGGGGAGATGATATTGACGCTGCCTGTGGACAGCTTGCTGGTGATGTCATTGATAGAACAAAGCGGACGTTGAAAAAACGTCTGGCAGGTGAACCTATTCAGGTAAAAACAGTCTAATTTTCTGTTTAATATTGGTAAATAGCTAAAAATTTGGCGAAGTTAGACATAGTTTGGCATATTCTGATAAATGAAAATAGTATGATACGGAAATCAATAATTTGGTCTATAGTTTGTTGTAGCTTGATGGCTGGCTGTGTGGCGCATCCTCAACGCCGTGCCCATCAAGTTGTTGCAGTAGATACTCGGTTACAGCTAGGGAAGGCGTATTTGGCAGAACGGAATTTACCGGCTGCCAAATTTCATTTTGAAAAAATTCTGCTGGTGGAACCTCGCCATCCAGAAGCGCATCTGGGGATGGCACTGCATGAACAATATGCAGGCCAGCCTGAATCAGCTGACCGGTATTATAGAATGGCAATGCAGTACGCGACGGGAAATGATACTGTAGTACGCCATTATTCCGTTTTTCTCTGTGAACAAAAGCGGTACGAAGAAGCTAAAAAGTTGTCCACGAAAAATAACACAAACTTATGTTATTGCAGTCAATGTTGATTGCAATAATACAGATTTTAATCAGTAGGTTGTGACAAATAATTTTCTGTGTTCGACGCAGTATGAAATGATTTCGCTACACAAATTAAGTTGGATGTTATATCAATTTAATTTGTGTAAATACTTTAAACCTGAACAGTACCAGTGTCCTTAGATAATGAAGACTGAAACTTACCCAGAAGAAGCCAATCTGACAGCAGGTCAGATCTTGCGTCAGGCTCGTGAAAAACTTGAGCTTTCTCAGCAAACTGTGGCAGATCGCTTGTGTCTTAAAGTGTCCACTGTTCGTGATATCGAAGAAGATAATGTCCCTGCCAATATCGTACCGACATTCTTCCGCGGTTATATTCGTGCCTATGCAAAACTTGTCCAAGTACCTGAATCTGAGCTTTTAACCAAGCTGGATGCACAAATGCCGAATAAGGCAGTAAAAACTTCTCCGATGCAGAGCTTTTCTGCCCAAAAAATACGTAAAAAGCGTGATGGCTGGCTGATGAAGGTAACATGGTTTGTGATAATCATATTATTGGGAATGACCGGCCTGTGGTGGTGGCAGAATTATAAGGCACAACAAAAAGAACTGGCTTCCATGACAGAGCAAACTGAGGCACAGCTACAAGCTGGTAATGCATTATCCAGTGCAAACTCTGCGCCCGCCAGTGCGCCGTCTTCAACAGGAAAAAATACGCTTGTACCATCAAATGATGCCGCTACCAACAGCAATGTTCCATCATCTTCCAGCGCTTCTGCGCCTGTAGCAACTGAGTCTAAAATTGTTCCATTACCGGGTAATCAACCCGCTGTGAATAATGTCTCCGGTAATACTGTGTCTGATAGCATTACTTCCGGTAACACTGTTGCCACGAACAATGTTGCTTCTACAAAGCAAAGTATTTCTACAAACCAAGATATAGAGCATGCAGTATCAGCAACGGGCACAGCATCAAATTCTGTTGCTAGTTCTCCATCGACAGATATGAGTCGGATCAGTGCAGTGAACAGCAATGAACTGGTCATTAACTTTACTGGTGAATGTTGGTTAGATATCAAAGATGCCAAAGGAAAGAAACTGTTTAGCGGCACCAAAAATAGGGGCGATAGCCTAAAATTGTCAGGTACTTTACCTTACTCGCTACATATAGGTGCACCAGCTCAGGTTAATATAGAGTTTCAAGGGAACCACGTGGATCTTGATGAGTTTATTAAGAAAGGTTCCGCTGCCAGACTGACATTGCCATAAACTGACTCGCGGTTTGGGCGAATGTTGAACTGGGGTTCAGGTTCGCCTGCGTGTATTATTGAGCACAGCATGTTGTAATTTTTATAAGCAAAATACAGGGATGTAGGGGAGTAATGTAAAAATGCATAATGAATCACCGATAAAAAGACGTAAATCCACACGTATCTATGTTGGTAGTGTACCCATCGGGGATAATGCACCCATTGCGGTGCAGTCAATGACTAACACACGAACAACCGATATTGAAGCGACAGTCAATCAGATCAAATCGCTGGAGCGTGTAGGTGTTGATATTGTCCGTGTTTCGGTTCCAACCATGGATGCGGCGGAATCCTTCAAATCCATCAAACAGAAAGTCAATGTTCCGCTGGTTGCCGATATCCATTTTGATTACCGTATTGCTTTGAAAGTTGC is part of the Xenorhabdus cabanillasii genome and encodes:
- the rodZ gene encoding cytoskeleton protein RodZ, translating into MKTETYPEEANLTAGQILRQAREKLELSQQTVADRLCLKVSTVRDIEEDNVPANIVPTFFRGYIRAYAKLVQVPESELLTKLDAQMPNKAVKTSPMQSFSAQKIRKKRDGWLMKVTWFVIIILLGMTGLWWWQNYKAQQKELASMTEQTEAQLQAGNALSSANSAPASAPSSTGKNTLVPSNDAATNSNVPSSSSASAPVATESKIVPLPGNQPAVNNVSGNTVSDSITSGNTVATNNVASTKQSISTNQDIEHAVSATGTASNSVASSPSTDMSRISAVNSNELVINFTGECWLDIKDAKGKKLFSGTKNRGDSLKLSGTLPYSLHIGAPAQVNIEFQGNHVDLDEFIKKGSAARLTLP
- a CDS encoding fimbrial assembly protein, giving the protein MAHPQRRAHQVVAVDTRLQLGKAYLAERNLPAAKFHFEKILLVEPRHPEAHLGMALHEQYAGQPESADRYYRMAMQYATGNDTVVRHYSVFLCEQKRYEEAKKLSTKNNTNLCYCSQC